In one window of Pseudopipra pipra isolate bDixPip1 chromosome 27, bDixPip1.hap1, whole genome shotgun sequence DNA:
- the MAU2 gene encoding MAU2 chromatid cohesion factor homolog, protein MAAVAAGAAAPQQPPPPQQPPQPAGGGGTGSGDAAGAAGGAGGGGGAGGGGGGAAGPAPGSGSGGGAAAGESWYLALLGLAEHFRTSSPPKVRLCVHCLQAVLPRKPPARMEARTHLQLGSVLYHHTRNGDQARGHLEKAWLISQQIPQFEDVKFEAASLLSELYCQENSVDTAKPLLRKAIQISQQTPYWHCRLLFQLAQLHTLEKDLVSACDLLGVGAEYARVVGSEYTRALFLLSKGMLLLMERKLQEVHPLLTLCGQIVENWQGNPIQKESLRVFFLVLQVTHYLDAGQVKSVKPCLKQLQQCIQTISTLHDDEILPSNPADLFHWLPKEHMCVLVYLVTVMHSMQAGYLEKAQKYTDKALMQLEKLKMLDCSPILSSFQVILLEHIIMCRLVTGHKATALQEISQVCQLCQQSPRLFSNHAAQLHTLLGLYCISVNCMDNAEAQFTTALRLTTHQELWAFIVTNLASVYIREGNRHQELYSLLERINPDHNFPVSSHCLRAAAFYIRGLFSFFQGRYNEAKRFLRETLKMSNAEDLNRLTACSLVLLGHIFYVLGNHRESNNMVVPAMQLASKIPDMSVQLWSSALLRDLNKACGNAMDAHEAAQMHQNFSQQLLQDHIEACSLPEHNLITWTDGPPPVQFQAQNGPTTSLASLL, encoded by the exons AtggcggcggtggcggcgggcgcggcggcccctcagcagccgccgccgcctcaGCAGCCGCCGCAGccggcgggaggcggcgggacGGGCTCCGGGGACGCCGCGGGAGCCGCGGGTGgcgccgggggcggcggcggcgcgggcggaggcggcggcggcgcggccgggcCCGCGCCGGGCTCGGGGtcgggcggcggcgcggccgcgggCGAGTCGTGGTACCTGGCGCTGCTGGGCCTGGCCGAGCACTTCCGCACGTCCAGCCCGCCCAAGGTGCGGCTGTGCGTGCACTGCCTGCAGGCCGTGCTGCCCCGCAAGCCCCCCGCCAGGATGGAGGCCCGCACGCACCTCCAGCTCGGCTCCGTCCTCTACCACCACACCCGCAACGGCGACCAGGCCCGCGGGCACCTGGAGAAGGCG TGGCTGATATCCCAGCAG ATCCCCCAGTTTGAAGATGTGAAGTTCGAGGCAGCCAGTTTGCTGTCGGAGCTGTACTGCCAGGAG AATTCCGTGGACACGGCGAAGCCCCTGCTGCGAAAAGCCATCCAGATCTCCCAGCAGACTCCCTACTGGCACTGCCGCCTGCTCTTCCAGCTGGCT CAACTGCACAccctggagaaggacttggtgTCTGCCTGTGACCTGCTGGGGGTGGGAGCAGAGTATGCCAGGGTGGTGGGCTCCGAGTACACCAG AGCGTTGTTCCTGCTCAGCAAGGGGATG CTGCTCCTGATGGAGAGGAAGCTGCAGGAGGTTCACCCCCTGCTCACCCTGTGCGGGCAGATCGTGGAGAACTGGCAGGGCAACCCCATCCAGAAGGAATCCCTGCGGGTCTTCTTCCTGGTCCTGCAGGTCACACACTACCTGGATGCTGGGCAG GTGAAGAGCGTGAAGCCCTGCCTgaagcagctccagcagtgcaTCCAGACCATCTCCACGCTGCACGACGACGAGATCCTGCCCAGCAACCCCGCTGACCTCTTCCACTGGCTGCCCAAGGAGCACATGTGTGTGCTGGTCTACCTG GTGACAGTGATGCATTCCATGCAGGCAGGGTACCTGGAGAAGGCCCAGAAGTACACAGACAAAGCCCTCATGCAGCTGGAGAAGCTAAAAA tGCTGGACTGCAGCCCCATCCTGTCCTCATTCCAAGTGATTCTCTTGGAACACATCATCATGTGCCGGCTGGTGACGGGACACaaagccacagccctgcaggag ATCTCCCAGgtgtgccagctgtgccagcagtcACCCAGGCTCTTCTCCAACCACGCTGCCCAGCTCCACACGCTCCTG GGCCTCTACTGCATCTCTGTTAACTGCATGGACAATGCAGAAGCACAATTCACTACAGCACTGAGG ctcacGACACACCAGGAGCTCTGGGCATTCATTGTCACCAACCTGGCCAGCGTGTACATCCGGGAGGGCAACAGGCACCAGGAG CTCTACAGCCTGTTGGAAAGGATAAATCCAGACCACAACTTCCCCGTGAG ctcccactgTCTCCGAGCTGCAGCTTTTTACATCCGagggctcttctccttcttccaggGCAGATACAACGAGGCAAA GCGGTTCCTGAGGGAGACCCTGAAGATGTCCAACGCCGAGGATCTGAACCGGCTCACAGCCtgttccctggtgctgctggggcacaTCTTCTACGTGCTGGGCAACCACAGG gAAAGCAACAACATGGTGGTCCCAGCCATGCAGTTGGCCAGCAAGATCCCAGACATGTCTGTGCAGCTCTGGTCCTCAGCCCTGCTCAGAG ACCTCAACAAGGCCTGTGGGAATGCCATGGACGCTCACGAGGCAGCTCAGATGCACCAGAacttctcccagcagctgctccaggaccACATCGAGGCCTGCAGCCTCCCTGAGCACAACCTGAtcacg